Proteins from a genomic interval of Stenotrophomonas sp. 24(2023):
- a CDS encoding pseudouridine synthase produces MKLVKHIANLGYGSRKQVQWMFREGRITDADGEVLYADDQVPHEAVRVDGEPLDPAPGLCIALHKPSGYTCSTKDTGRLIYDLLPPRFRDRDPVLSTVGRLDRETSGLLLLTDDGGLLHRIISPKAKLPKVYEVELSEDLRGDETALFASGTLMLESEKTPLLPAELEVLGPRQARLVLHEGRYHQVRRMFAATGNHVQALHRSRVGGLDLAGLDEGQWRLLAETDLQTLFAP; encoded by the coding sequence ATGAAACTGGTCAAGCACATCGCCAACCTGGGCTATGGCAGCCGCAAGCAGGTGCAGTGGATGTTCCGCGAAGGCCGCATCACCGATGCCGATGGCGAGGTGCTGTATGCCGACGACCAGGTGCCACATGAGGCGGTCCGCGTGGATGGCGAGCCGCTGGACCCGGCGCCGGGCCTGTGCATCGCCCTGCACAAGCCGTCCGGCTATACCTGTTCGACCAAGGACACCGGCCGCCTGATCTACGACCTGCTGCCGCCGCGTTTCCGCGACCGCGATCCGGTGCTGTCCACCGTCGGCCGGCTCGACCGCGAGACCAGCGGCCTGCTGCTGCTGACCGACGACGGTGGCCTGCTGCACCGGATCATCTCGCCCAAGGCCAAGCTGCCCAAGGTGTACGAGGTGGAACTGAGCGAAGACCTGCGTGGTGATGAAACCGCGCTGTTCGCCAGCGGCACCTTGATGCTGGAATCGGAGAAGACGCCGCTGCTGCCGGCCGAACTGGAGGTGCTGGGCCCGCGCCAGGCCCGCCTGGTGCTGCATGAAGGCCGTTACCACCAGGTGCGGCGCATGTTCGCCGCCACCGGCAACCATGTGCAGGCGCTGCACCGCAGCCGTGTCGGCGGCCTGGACCTGGCCGGCCTGGACGAAGGCCAGTGGCGCCTGCTGGCCGAGACCGATCTGCAGACCCTGTTCGCCCCATGA
- a CDS encoding HAD family phosphatase, translated as MTAITALPFLPDAVIFDMDGLMIDSERVSLACWMQASREHGLALDEAFFLRMVGLGDKDSLALMRQHADDARVLAIAARCHDLYEERTQQGLPLRPGIIELLELLRAHGIPRAVATSTRQPRANRKLGATGLLPYFDAVVTSSDVAHPKPAPDIYLLAAQRLGQDPARCLALEDSPAGIRAALAAGMTAIQVPDLVHPDEALRALGHRIVGSLVDAHALLLPLLPR; from the coding sequence ATGACCGCCATTACCGCGCTGCCGTTCCTTCCCGACGCCGTCATCTTCGACATGGACGGGCTGATGATCGACAGCGAGCGGGTCTCGCTGGCGTGCTGGATGCAGGCCTCCCGCGAGCACGGCCTGGCACTGGATGAAGCGTTCTTCCTGCGCATGGTCGGGCTGGGTGACAAGGACAGCCTGGCGTTGATGCGCCAGCACGCCGACGATGCGCGCGTGCTGGCCATTGCCGCGCGCTGCCACGACCTGTACGAGGAGCGCACCCAGCAGGGCCTGCCGCTGCGGCCGGGCATCATCGAACTGCTGGAGCTGCTCAGGGCCCATGGCATTCCGCGTGCGGTGGCCACCTCCACGCGGCAGCCCCGCGCCAACCGCAAACTGGGGGCCACCGGGCTGCTGCCGTATTTCGATGCGGTGGTGACCAGCAGTGACGTCGCCCACCCCAAGCCCGCGCCGGACATCTACCTGCTGGCCGCGCAGCGGCTGGGCCAGGACCCGGCGCGCTGCCTGGCACTGGAGGATTCACCGGCGGGCATCCGCGCCGCGCTGGCGGCGGGCATGACCGCCATCCAGGTGCCCGATCTGGTGCACCCGGATGAGGCCCTGCGCGCGCTGGGCCATCGCATCGTCGGCTCGCTGGTGGATGCCCACGCCTTGCTGCTGCCGCTGCTGCCGCGCTGA
- the fabB gene encoding beta-ketoacyl-ACP synthase I encodes MRRVAITGMGITSCLGNDLDTVSAALRAGRAGITALPDHADAGLRSQVGGRVDLDLDALIDRKQKRFMSDGSAYAYLALRDAIADAGLSPEHVSHVRTGLIAGSGGGSSEWQVEAADIARNRGVRKVGPYMVPRTMCSTVSACLATAYQIKGLSYSLSAACATSAHCIGAAADLIRHGAQDVMFAGGGEDLHWTMSVMFDAMGALSTGFNDTPASASRPYDKDRDGFVIAGGGGMLVLEDWDHAVARGARIHAELLGYGVTSDGADMVAPSGEGAVRCMKMALQNVDRPLDYLNTHGTSTPLGDVTELGAIREVFGDAIPPLSSTKALSGHSLGAASVHEAIYCLLMMRDGFVAGSANIGELDPKVEGFPILRESREQKLDTVMSNSFGFGGTNAALVFGRV; translated from the coding sequence ATGCGTCGCGTTGCCATCACCGGAATGGGCATTACCTCGTGCCTGGGCAATGACCTGGACACGGTCTCCGCCGCCCTGCGCGCAGGCCGCGCCGGCATCACCGCCCTGCCCGACCATGCCGATGCCGGCCTGCGCAGCCAGGTCGGGGGACGCGTGGACCTGGACCTGGATGCCCTGATCGACCGCAAGCAGAAGCGCTTCATGAGCGACGGTTCGGCCTATGCCTACCTGGCACTGCGCGATGCGATCGCCGATGCCGGCCTGTCGCCGGAACACGTCAGCCACGTGCGTACCGGCCTGATCGCCGGCTCCGGCGGCGGCTCCAGCGAATGGCAGGTGGAAGCGGCCGACATCGCCCGCAACCGTGGCGTGCGCAAGGTCGGCCCGTACATGGTGCCGCGCACGATGTGCTCCACCGTGTCGGCCTGCCTGGCCACCGCCTACCAGATCAAGGGCCTGAGCTATTCGCTGTCGGCCGCCTGCGCGACCTCGGCGCACTGCATCGGTGCGGCCGCCGACCTGATCCGCCACGGCGCGCAGGACGTGATGTTCGCCGGTGGCGGTGAAGACCTGCACTGGACCATGAGCGTGATGTTCGATGCGATGGGCGCCCTGTCCACCGGCTTCAACGACACCCCGGCCAGTGCATCGCGCCCGTACGACAAGGACCGCGACGGCTTCGTCATCGCCGGTGGCGGCGGCATGCTGGTGCTGGAGGACTGGGACCACGCCGTGGCCCGCGGCGCCCGCATCCATGCCGAACTGCTGGGCTATGGCGTGACCTCCGACGGCGCCGACATGGTCGCCCCGTCCGGTGAAGGCGCCGTGCGCTGCATGAAGATGGCGCTGCAGAACGTCGATCGCCCGCTGGACTACCTCAACACCCACGGCACCTCGACCCCGCTGGGCGATGTGACCGAACTGGGCGCGATCCGCGAAGTGTTCGGCGATGCCATTCCGCCGCTGTCCTCGACCAAGGCGCTGTCGGGCCACTCGCTCGGCGCGGCCAGCGTGCACGAAGCCATCTACTGCCTGCTGATGATGCGCGACGGCTTCGTGGCCGGCTCGGCCAACATCGGCGAACTGGACCCGAAGGTGGAAGGCTTCCCGATCCTGCGCGAAAGCCGCGAGCAGAAGCTGGATACGGTGATGTCCAACAGCTTCGGCTTCGGCGGCACCAACGCCGCGCTGGTGTTCGGCCGGGTCTGA
- the fabA gene encoding 3-hydroxyacyl-[acyl-carrier-protein] dehydratase FabA yields the protein MTRLHAFNRDQLLASARGELFGAAAGRLPNDPMLMFDRITDIREDGGPHGKGMVRAELDIRPDLWFFGCHFIGDPVMPGCLGLDAMWQLTGFYLTWLGAPGRGRALGCGEVKFTGQVLPDAKRVRYEIDISRVINRKLVMAQADARMYVDDREIYAARDLRVGLFTSTENF from the coding sequence ATGACTCGTCTCCACGCGTTCAACCGCGACCAGCTGCTGGCCAGCGCACGCGGTGAACTGTTCGGCGCCGCCGCCGGCCGCCTGCCCAACGACCCGATGCTGATGTTCGACCGCATCACCGACATCCGCGAAGACGGCGGCCCGCATGGCAAGGGCATGGTACGCGCCGAACTGGATATCCGCCCGGACCTGTGGTTCTTCGGCTGCCACTTCATCGGCGACCCGGTGATGCCCGGCTGCCTGGGCCTGGATGCGATGTGGCAGCTGACCGGCTTCTACCTGACCTGGCTGGGCGCGCCCGGCCGTGGCCGTGCCCTGGGCTGCGGCGAGGTGAAGTTCACCGGCCAGGTGCTGCCGGATGCAAAGCGGGTGCGCTATGAGATCGACATCAGCCGCGTGATCAACCGCAAGCTGGTGATGGCCCAGGCCGATGCCCGCATGTACGTGGATGACCGCGAGATCTATGCCGCGCGCGACCTGCGCGTGGGCCTGTTCACTTCTACCGAGAATTTCTGA
- the dinB gene encoding DNA polymerase IV — MTPLRKIIHVDMDAFYASVEQRDDPSLRGRPVVVAWRGARSVVCAASYEARVFGVRSAMPAVRAERLCPDAIFVPPDFARYKAVSRQVREIFHRHTELVEPLSLDEAYLDVTAPLSGIALATDIARTIRTQIREETHLTASAGIAPNKFLAKIASDWRKPDGQFVIPPQRVEAFLTPLPVKRVPGVGKVMEGKLAALGIVTCGDLRAWPLASLEEAFGSFGRSLYNRARGIDERPVEPDQPVQSISSEDTFAEDLLLDDLAPAIVQLAEKTWHATRRTERIGHTVVLKLKTAQFRILTRSYTPERPPESMEELRDIALALRARVDLPAQTRYRLVGVGLGGFRDKEPVVQGELFEHGADAADGVHP; from the coding sequence ATGACCCCACTGCGCAAGATCATCCATGTGGACATGGACGCGTTCTACGCGTCGGTGGAGCAGCGTGATGATCCCTCGCTGCGGGGCAGGCCGGTGGTGGTGGCCTGGCGCGGGGCACGTTCGGTGGTGTGCGCGGCATCCTATGAAGCGCGCGTGTTCGGTGTGCGTTCAGCGATGCCGGCCGTGCGCGCCGAACGCCTGTGCCCTGACGCGATCTTCGTGCCGCCGGACTTCGCGCGGTACAAGGCGGTGTCACGCCAGGTGCGCGAGATCTTCCACCGCCATACGGAGCTGGTCGAACCGCTGTCGCTGGACGAGGCCTACCTGGATGTCACCGCGCCGCTGAGCGGCATCGCATTGGCGACCGACATCGCGCGCACCATCCGCACGCAGATCCGCGAAGAAACCCACCTGACCGCTTCAGCGGGCATCGCGCCGAACAAGTTCCTGGCCAAGATCGCCTCGGACTGGCGCAAGCCCGATGGCCAGTTCGTGATTCCGCCCCAGCGTGTGGAGGCCTTCCTCACGCCGTTGCCGGTCAAGCGCGTGCCCGGCGTGGGCAAGGTGATGGAAGGCAAGCTGGCCGCGCTGGGCATCGTCACCTGCGGCGACCTGCGCGCCTGGCCGCTGGCCTCGCTGGAAGAGGCCTTCGGCAGTTTCGGCCGCAGCCTGTACAACCGCGCGCGTGGCATCGACGAGCGGCCGGTGGAACCGGACCAGCCGGTGCAGTCGATTTCCTCCGAGGACACCTTTGCCGAAGACCTGCTGCTGGACGACCTGGCACCGGCGATCGTGCAGCTGGCCGAAAAGACCTGGCATGCCACGCGCCGCACCGAGCGCATCGGCCACACCGTGGTGCTGAAACTGAAGACCGCGCAGTTCCGCATCCTTACCCGCAGCTACACCCCCGAGCGCCCCCCGGAATCGATGGAGGAACTGCGCGACATCGCCCTGGCGCTGCGCGCCCGCGTGGACCTGCCGGCACAGACCCGCTACCGCCTGGTCGGGGTGGGGCTGGGCGGGTTCCGCGACAAGGAACCGGTGGTGCAGGGCGAGCTGTTCGAGCACGGTGCCGATGCGGCCGATGGCGTGCATCCGTAG
- a CDS encoding MBL fold metallo-hydrolase gives MRTAALLLPLALAAGLASPALQAAPATPTAAAAARSQLQLRPFHPGPQALFSVSSVLIEGRHDAVLVDAQFGASDAQRLVEQIRASGKRLTTLYISHGDPDYYFGLATLQDAFPQARIVATAQTVAHIQQTQAAKLAYWGPKMGADVPARIVIPQVLQGDALELEGQRLPIIGLDGPTPDRTVLWVPALRAIVGGIPVVAGEHVWMADTQTPQSHRDWLRTLDALAALKPKVVIPGHYAPGAALDTSALRFTAGYIRAFDVETAKAKDSAALVKAMQARYPALGGDASLELSAKVAKGEMAWP, from the coding sequence ATGCGCACCGCCGCCCTGCTGCTTCCCCTCGCCCTGGCCGCCGGCCTCGCCAGCCCCGCACTGCAGGCGGCACCGGCCACGCCCACCGCGGCCGCCGCTGCCCGCTCGCAGCTGCAGCTGCGCCCCTTCCATCCCGGCCCGCAGGCACTGTTCTCTGTGTCCTCGGTGCTGATCGAAGGCCGCCACGATGCGGTGCTGGTCGATGCCCAGTTCGGTGCCAGCGATGCGCAGCGGCTGGTCGAGCAGATCCGTGCCAGCGGCAAACGGCTGACCACCCTCTACATCAGCCACGGCGACCCGGATTACTACTTCGGTCTGGCCACGCTGCAGGATGCATTCCCGCAGGCCCGCATCGTCGCCACCGCGCAGACCGTCGCCCACATCCAGCAGACCCAGGCCGCCAAGCTGGCGTACTGGGGGCCGAAGATGGGCGCCGACGTACCGGCACGCATCGTCATCCCGCAGGTGCTGCAGGGCGATGCGCTGGAACTGGAAGGCCAGCGGCTGCCGATCATCGGCCTGGATGGCCCGACCCCGGACCGCACGGTGCTGTGGGTGCCCGCCCTGCGCGCGATCGTCGGTGGCATTCCGGTGGTGGCCGGCGAGCACGTGTGGATGGCCGATACGCAGACCCCGCAGTCACACCGCGACTGGCTGCGGACACTCGATGCGCTGGCCGCGCTGAAGCCGAAGGTGGTGATTCCGGGCCACTACGCCCCGGGTGCGGCGCTGGATACCAGCGCGCTGCGTTTCACCGCCGGCTACATCCGCGCCTTCGACGTGGAAACCGCCAAGGCCAAGGACAGCGCCGCGCTGGTGAAGGCGATGCAGGCCCGCTACCCGGCACTGGGCGGTGACGCATCGCTGGAACTGAGCGCGAAAGTCGCCAAGGGCGAGATGGCCTGGCCGTGA
- a CDS encoding NAD(P)H-binding protein yields the protein MKIALVGATGNIGRQIARHALARGHQVTALVRSENDLPAELAGARLAIAPLDDAEALAAVIAGHDVLASAYGPRPGDDIGRVANVAEQLVAAARQAGVPRVVVVGGAGSLEVAPGVQLVDTPDFPAAYKPYALAHREALTRLQAIDDLDWTFFSPAAEIGPGEERGQYRVQAKAFLADASGHSRISYGDYGAAFVAELEAHQYPQQIITVAY from the coding sequence ATGAAGATCGCCCTCGTCGGTGCCACCGGCAACATCGGCCGCCAGATCGCCCGCCACGCCCTCGCACGCGGCCACCAGGTCACCGCCCTGGTCCGCAGCGAAAACGACCTGCCGGCCGAACTGGCCGGTGCCCGCCTGGCCATCGCCCCGCTGGATGACGCTGAAGCGCTGGCCGCGGTGATCGCCGGCCACGATGTGCTGGCCAGCGCCTACGGCCCGCGCCCGGGCGATGACATCGGCCGCGTCGCCAACGTTGCCGAGCAGCTGGTCGCTGCCGCGCGCCAGGCCGGCGTGCCGCGCGTGGTGGTGGTCGGCGGCGCCGGCAGCCTGGAAGTGGCACCGGGCGTGCAGCTGGTGGACACGCCGGATTTCCCGGCCGCCTACAAGCCCTACGCCCTGGCCCACCGCGAAGCACTCACCCGCCTGCAGGCCATCGATGACCTGGACTGGACGTTCTTCTCGCCGGCCGCGGAAATCGGCCCGGGCGAAGAACGCGGCCAGTACCGCGTGCAGGCCAAGGCCTTCCTGGCCGATGCCAGTGGCCACAGCCGCATCAGCTACGGCGACTACGGTGCGGCCTTCGTGGCCGAACTGGAAGCGCACCAGTACCCGCAGCAGATCATCACCGTCGCGTACTGA
- a CDS encoding LysR family transcriptional regulator, whose product MDRFTAMTVFVNVAERGSLTAAADALDMSRAMVTRYLAQVEQWLGVRLLHRTTRRTSLTSAGEAALQRFRQMLEIGADLQSELASDDPEPHGTLRVTASVSFGQSHLARAVAGYVQRHPAARIELLLVDRLVNLVEERVDLAVRIARRVDPGLIARKLATCSSVLCATPAYLQARGTPQVPEELATHNCMTHHYVARSVWNLFRGGRTISVAVGGNISANEASLLLEAVRAGAGIAMLPAYQVAPLLRRGELVQLLPDYDLEELGVHAVYASRRQQPAVLRCFLDYLVECFASPEFADIDWRPARAPRRAPRGTGVQ is encoded by the coding sequence ATGGACCGCTTCACCGCCATGACCGTGTTCGTCAACGTGGCCGAGCGCGGCAGCCTGACCGCCGCTGCCGATGCGCTGGACATGTCGCGGGCGATGGTCACCCGCTACCTGGCGCAGGTGGAGCAGTGGCTGGGCGTGCGCCTGCTGCACCGGACCACCCGCCGTACCAGCCTGACCAGCGCCGGCGAGGCCGCCCTGCAGCGCTTCCGGCAGATGCTGGAGATCGGCGCGGACCTGCAGAGCGAACTGGCCAGTGATGACCCGGAACCGCACGGCACGCTGCGGGTGACCGCCAGCGTCTCCTTCGGCCAGAGCCATCTGGCGCGGGCGGTGGCCGGTTATGTGCAACGGCACCCGGCCGCCCGCATCGAGCTGCTGCTGGTGGACCGGCTGGTCAACCTGGTGGAGGAGCGCGTGGACCTGGCCGTGCGCATCGCGCGCCGGGTCGACCCGGGCCTGATCGCGCGCAAGCTGGCGACCTGCAGTTCGGTGCTGTGCGCGACGCCGGCCTACCTGCAGGCACGTGGCACGCCGCAGGTGCCGGAGGAACTGGCCACCCACAACTGCATGACGCACCACTACGTTGCGCGCAGCGTGTGGAACCTGTTCCGCGGTGGCCGCACGATTTCCGTGGCGGTGGGCGGCAACATCAGCGCCAACGAAGCCTCGCTGCTGCTGGAAGCGGTGCGTGCCGGCGCCGGCATCGCGATGTTGCCCGCCTACCAGGTGGCACCGCTGCTGCGCCGTGGCGAACTGGTGCAGCTGCTGCCGGACTACGACCTGGAGGAACTGGGCGTGCATGCGGTGTACGCCTCGCGCCGGCAGCAGCCGGCGGTGCTGCGCTGCTTCCTCGACTACCTGGTGGAGTGCTTCGCCAGCCCTGAATTTGCCGACATCGACTGGCGCCCTGCGCGCGCGCCGCGGCGAGCGCCACGGGGCACCGGTGTACAATGA
- the gph gene encoding phosphoglycolate phosphatase (PGP is an essential enzyme in the glycolate salvage pathway in higher organisms (photorespiration in plants). Phosphoglycolate results from the oxidase activity of RubisCO in the Calvin cycle when concentrations of carbon dioxide are low relative to oxygen. This enzyme is a member of the Haloacid Dehalogenase (HAD) superfamily of aspartate-nucleophile hydrolase enzymes (PF00702).) produces the protein MSYPYPLVVFDLDGTLVDSAADIAEALNRTLEELGVARVAEATVLGWIGDGVRRLVEQAVEAVGLPVDMAAVMPRFMVHYGECLLRSPQLFTGVPEALAQLRERNVPLAICTNKPAALVPPLLQHLGIGDAFAQVLGGDSLPQRKPSGEPLRHIAAHFGLAPAQCLMVGDSITDYRAARDAGMPIALVRYGYPRGLDLDDSDAVAVIDDLRDLPGLAA, from the coding sequence GTGTCCTATCCGTACCCGCTGGTGGTGTTCGACCTTGATGGCACGCTGGTGGACAGCGCCGCCGATATCGCCGAGGCACTCAACCGCACGCTGGAAGAACTGGGCGTGGCGCGCGTGGCCGAAGCCACTGTGCTCGGCTGGATCGGTGATGGCGTGCGCCGCCTGGTCGAACAGGCCGTAGAAGCGGTGGGCCTGCCGGTGGACATGGCCGCGGTGATGCCGCGCTTCATGGTGCACTACGGGGAATGCTTGCTGCGCAGCCCGCAGCTGTTCACCGGTGTGCCGGAGGCGCTGGCGCAGTTGCGCGAACGCAACGTACCGCTGGCCATCTGCACCAACAAGCCGGCGGCACTGGTGCCGCCGCTGCTGCAGCACCTGGGCATCGGCGATGCCTTCGCGCAGGTGCTGGGGGGCGATTCACTGCCGCAGCGCAAGCCCAGTGGCGAGCCGCTGCGGCACATCGCCGCCCACTTCGGCCTGGCGCCGGCGCAGTGCCTGATGGTGGGCGATTCGATCACCGACTACCGGGCCGCGCGTGATGCCGGCATGCCCATCGCGCTGGTGCGCTACGGCTACCCGCGCGGGCTGGACCTGGATGACAGCGATGCGGTGGCCGTGATCGACGATCTGCGCGACCTGCCGGGGCTGGCCGCCTGA
- the btuB gene encoding TonB-dependent vitamin B12 receptor, with amino-acid sequence MKPRTAVLSLAVMATLPALAQAETATALDQVLVTATRTPIALQDSIAPAQVIDRAAIESSQATSLQELLRGRAGINLTNSGGLGKQSSLFLRGTNSSHTVVLVDGVRINTADFGLAMLQDLPLAQIERVEIVRGPQSSLYGADAIGGVIQIFTRRNTGDFAPHLQLGGGSNGLREASGGIGGGTERGWFGADIAYQHTDGINACRGSVSPFAGCGADEPDRDGYRNLSKSLRGGYTFNDQWTVEGSALRADGRNHYDGYYNYSETRQQVLAGKVRYTPSERVTLTANVGRSDNESQDYGPFDARGSAQTHRDTASLQGDIGLAEGQLLSAGVDWSNDNLDGSSAGYLVDSRRNTGVFAQYQGRFGRHQLQASVRNDDNAQFGNHTTGSLGWAMALDHGLRLTASYGTAFKAPTFSDLYDPWSGVPTLKPEKAKSANIGIAQQGQGWRWALDAYETRIDDLITYDAATFMMHQVEKARIRGAELTGGTTLAGFDINAQVSWTDPRNRTSGSSQYDNLLARRARQTARLDVDRRFGDLRLGVTAQGAGRRFDDAANRVTVAGYGTLDLRAEYALTPSWSLLARAANVFDRRYETVAWYNQPGREYQLSMRYQPK; translated from the coding sequence ATGAAGCCCCGTACTGCTGTTCTGTCCCTGGCCGTGATGGCCACCCTGCCGGCGCTGGCGCAGGCCGAGACCGCCACCGCGCTGGACCAGGTGCTGGTCACCGCCACCCGTACCCCGATCGCCCTGCAGGACAGCATCGCGCCGGCCCAAGTGATCGACCGCGCTGCCATCGAAAGCAGCCAGGCCACCTCGCTGCAGGAACTGCTGCGTGGCCGTGCCGGCATCAACCTGACCAACAGCGGCGGCTTGGGCAAGCAGAGCTCGCTGTTCCTGCGCGGCACCAATTCCTCGCACACCGTGGTGCTGGTCGATGGCGTGCGCATCAACACCGCCGATTTCGGCCTGGCCATGCTGCAGGACCTGCCGCTGGCGCAGATCGAGCGGGTGGAAATCGTGCGCGGCCCGCAGTCGAGCCTGTACGGTGCCGACGCGATCGGTGGCGTGATCCAGATCTTCACCCGCCGCAACACCGGTGATTTCGCCCCGCACCTGCAGCTGGGCGGCGGCAGCAACGGCCTGCGCGAGGCCAGTGGCGGCATCGGCGGTGGCACCGAGCGCGGCTGGTTCGGCGCGGACATCGCCTACCAGCACACCGATGGCATCAATGCCTGCCGTGGCTCGGTATCGCCGTTCGCCGGCTGCGGCGCCGACGAGCCCGACCGTGATGGCTACCGCAACCTGTCCAAGAGCCTGCGCGGTGGCTACACGTTCAACGACCAGTGGACGGTGGAAGGCAGCGCGCTGCGCGCCGACGGCAGGAACCATTACGACGGCTATTACAACTACTCAGAGACCCGTCAGCAGGTGCTGGCCGGCAAGGTGCGCTACACCCCGTCCGAACGCGTGACGCTGACCGCCAACGTCGGCCGCAGCGACAACGAATCGCAGGACTACGGCCCCTTCGATGCACGCGGCAGCGCGCAGACGCATCGCGATACGGCCTCGCTGCAGGGCGACATCGGCTTGGCCGAGGGCCAGCTGCTCAGCGCTGGCGTGGACTGGAGCAATGACAATCTCGATGGCAGCAGCGCCGGGTATCTGGTGGACAGCCGCCGCAATACAGGCGTGTTCGCGCAGTACCAGGGCCGTTTCGGCCGCCACCAGCTGCAGGCCAGCGTACGCAACGACGACAACGCGCAGTTCGGCAACCACACCACCGGCAGCCTGGGCTGGGCGATGGCACTGGACCACGGCCTGCGGCTCACTGCCAGCTACGGCACCGCGTTCAAGGCGCCGACCTTCAGCGATCTGTATGACCCGTGGAGTGGCGTGCCGACGCTGAAGCCGGAGAAGGCCAAGAGCGCGAACATCGGTATTGCCCAGCAGGGCCAGGGCTGGCGCTGGGCCCTGGATGCGTATGAAACACGCATCGATGACCTGATCACCTACGATGCAGCCACCTTCATGATGCACCAGGTGGAGAAGGCGCGGATCCGCGGTGCGGAACTGACCGGTGGCACCACCCTGGCCGGGTTCGACATCAATGCGCAGGTCAGCTGGACCGACCCGCGCAACCGCACCTCCGGCAGCAGCCAGTACGACAACCTGCTGGCCCGGCGTGCACGCCAGACCGCACGGCTGGACGTGGACCGCCGCTTCGGTGACCTGCGCCTGGGCGTGACCGCGCAGGGGGCCGGCAGGCGCTTCGACGATGCCGCCAACCGCGTGACCGTGGCCGGCTACGGCACCCTCGACCTGCGTGCCGAGTACGCACTGACACCGTCGTGGTCGCTGCTGGCCCGCGCGGCGAACGTGTTCGATCGCCGCTATGAAACCGTGGCCTGGTACAACCAGCCCGGCCGCGAGTACCAGCTGAGCATGCGCTACCAGCCGAAGTGA
- a CDS encoding histidine phosphatase family protein, producing the protein MILDLVRHAGNGRDEFLDGRSDPPQLARLPQELVDAYAGHDWERVISSPRLRSLHTAMALATPRGLDVEAEEEWEELDFGDWDGQSLFDLPEQALAAFHADPHAFPPPNGESWGHFERRIARALDRLLDDDEPPATLVVSHGGPLRMVLSLVCGLPMSLCWALRIDHGTRLRVRIERGEGGPVGELLELQQP; encoded by the coding sequence ATGATCCTCGACCTGGTCCGCCACGCGGGCAACGGCCGCGATGAATTCCTTGATGGCCGCAGTGATCCGCCGCAGCTTGCGCGGCTGCCGCAGGAACTGGTCGATGCCTATGCCGGCCATGACTGGGAACGGGTGATCAGCTCGCCGCGCCTGCGTTCGCTGCATACCGCCATGGCGCTGGCCACCCCGCGCGGGCTGGATGTGGAGGCCGAGGAGGAATGGGAAGAGCTGGATTTCGGCGACTGGGACGGGCAATCGCTGTTCGACCTGCCGGAACAGGCACTGGCCGCGTTCCATGCCGATCCGCATGCGTTCCCGCCGCCGAACGGCGAAAGCTGGGGCCACTTCGAGCGCCGCATCGCCCGTGCACTGGACCGGCTGCTGGATGACGACGAACCGCCCGCCACGCTGGTGGTCAGCCACGGTGGCCCGCTGCGCATGGTGCTGTCGCTGGTCTGCGGGCTGCCGATGTCGCTGTGCTGGGCGCTGCGCATCGACCACGGCACGCGCCTGCGGGTGCGGATCGAGCGGGGCGAGGGCGGGCCGGTCGGCGAGCTGCTGGAACTGCAGCAGCCCTGA
- a CDS encoding TfoX/Sxy family protein: MSAPKLRNIGPKSAAWLRQVGLRSREDLAAIGAVGAYVKVKRAGFKPSLNLLYSLEGALLDCHWQELGEAQREALVQDYEARIAAHPLKAAGPASGPVHERRFDGEDDDTDNDAGSSTDDD; the protein is encoded by the coding sequence TTGAGCGCCCCGAAGCTGCGCAACATCGGCCCGAAGAGCGCGGCCTGGCTGCGCCAGGTCGGGCTGCGCAGCCGTGAGGACCTGGCCGCCATCGGTGCGGTCGGGGCCTACGTCAAGGTCAAGCGGGCCGGCTTCAAGCCCAGCCTGAACCTGCTGTACTCGCTGGAAGGCGCCCTGCTGGACTGCCACTGGCAGGAACTGGGCGAAGCGCAGCGCGAGGCGCTGGTGCAGGATTACGAAGCGCGTATCGCCGCGCATCCGCTGAAGGCGGCCGGCCCCGCTTCGGGCCCGGTGCACGAGCGGCGGTTCGATGGCGAGGATGACGATACGGACAACGACGCCGGCAGCAGCACCGACGACGATTGA